The Candidatus Tisiphia endosymbiont of Dascillus cervinus genome contains the following window.
CTATATAATAAGGTCTTATGTCAATATGTATATTAATATTATGTAAACTTTAATGTAAAAATCGTCAACACTTTTGAAGTAGCGAGAACATATCACGCATTGAATAAAGCCCGGCTGGTTTGTCAAATAACCAAATGGCAGCCTGAATTGCCCCATCAGCAAAGGATTCTTTACTTAATGCTTGATGTTTTATACTAAGCACTTGGTTATTACCTAAAAATAATACTTCATGTTCCCCATGTACCTGCCCTCCCCTAATAGAACTAATACCAATTTCATCAGGCTGTCTTTGACCTTTCTGACTACGATCAAATACTGCATATTCATCAAAATCTAAATTTCTAGCCTTAGCTACAGCCTTACCCAACATTATAGCTGTACCAGAAGGTGCGTCTTTCTTCATACGATGGTGACAATCTAGAATCTCTATATCGTAAGTATTATCTAGAATTTTTGCTGCCTTTTCTGCCAGTACTGTAAGTAAGTTCGCACCTAAACTCATATTAGCTGAATATAATATAGCCAAGCTTTTGGAAGCTGCGTTTAAGTGATCAAGCTGATATTGAGTTAGACCAGTAGTGCCAATCACTAATTTATTGTTGTAGCTAATAGCATAATCAAGTAATTTTTCTAATATTTCACTGCTAGAAAAGTCGATAATTACATCAGAATTCTGACAAAACTCAGCAAGATCATCTATGCTATTTTTTCTAGTAAATGTTGTAGAAAGTGTACAAGCATTAAATCCATTCATTCTTTGAATTATCATCTGCCCCATTTTACCAGTTGCACCACAAACACCTATACAAATAGTCATTTTAATCCTCTATATTGTCTTAAACAATGTACTAGTGGGTTTAAGTTACTGTTCACTATAGTATTTATCACCTCACCAACCAATATAACATGATCTCCTACTTCATATTGACTAAATTTGTTGCATTCAATATGGCAAACTGCTCCCTCAATCAAAGGACAATTAGTAGTACACCCTAAATTATACGAAATACCGCAAATTTATCAGTGTTAAACTTAGAAAAATGCCTAGAAATATCTTCTTGATCCTCAGCTAGAATACTAACAGCAAAATATTTACTACTAGTAAAAGCACTCATACTAAAAGCCTGTTTATCAAGACAAAACGATACCAAAGGTGGTAACAAGGAAACTGAGGTAAAGGAATCTGCAGTAAAACCAAATAGCTTATTATTGTATAAAGTAGTGATAATAGTAACACCTGTAGGCAAAGTGCTAAGAGCTTGTTTAAATCGTTCGGAATTCACTGTTGAAGCCATTTTTTAGTAATACGGCTAATTGTTCCATCTTCTGTCAATTCAGCAATAGCTTTATTAACACTATCAATAAGTTTAGAATTTTTTGGCATAGCAATAGCTAGTTCAGATGAAAACTCTGTTAAACCGAAGCTAGCAAGATCAGGATTATTCTCAATAAATTTCTTAGATTGGGATGCCTCTAGTACCACCGCATCTATAACTTTTGACTTTAACTCTTCGACTAGCATTAAATTATTTGATAAATAATTTATTCTAATATTAAACTGCTTAGCTAAATCCTGAACTATTACCGCCCATGTTGTACCAAGTTGTACACCCACAGCTTTATTATCCAAATCTCCAGTATTCTTTAAATTATCTGCTGATCTATACAATATTGACACATTTGTTGATATATAAGGAACTGAAAAGCTAATATGTTTTTTACGCTCTTCGGTTACCGATAACCCAGCTATCACTATATCAACATTTTCAGTAGTCAAAGATGCAAGTAAACCATTAAAATCAAAATTTTTAATTATAACTTTTTTCTCTATTTGTTCTCCTATAGCATTAATAATATCAATATCAAATCCTACTATTTGGCCATTTTGGATAAATTCGTAAGGGGGGTTATCTGCAGAAGTTGCAACTATTAAATTTTGTTCTTTAGATTGATTATCACAACCAATCATTAAAAAGGAACAACATATAACAAGGAAGAATAGCTTTATTAGTTTCATAAAAATCAAATAACTGTTTTAATTAATCTGAGTTACCCGAATTTGGGATAAGAATTGACTAATTCTTATCCCAAATTCGCGTGAGTTCGATGTAATAATTATCCTTCTATACTGGGTATAATGCCTACGCGGGAATGACATCGAGGGAATTAGAATCGAACTCATGTTAATTGATTATCGCACTTCTTATAAGTATATACAATAGACTTTTTTAAAATTTGCCCTTTACATCCTATTATAATTGTTGTAGTATAAAATTGCTGCTTTTGTAGCTATAGTAATAAACGTGATTTAGAATAGAGGTTGCGGACTCGGGGGCGGTACCCGACGCTTCCACCAAATTAAGTTGTGATAGAAGGATACTACAGGTTTTATCCATAAGCTTTCATGGGGGCGAAATAGGATCGACGTGCTTAATAAAAAAATTATCTTTACTCGGTATAATTCCGCCGGACCTTGTGTCGTTGGGTTAAAAAAAAGAAACGCAAATGATAATGAACGTTTCGTAGGAACTGCAGCACTAGCTGCCTAGTCCTACGCGGTTGGGGGCTTAACCGGGCAACAGAAAAAGCCCCGCTAGAATTTTATCTTGCATAACTAGAGATATACAAAACCTCATATGAATAAGGCTTGAATAAGACTATTTAAATTTTGTTCAGCCTATAGCTAACCTGAAAAGGTTTTAGTTATAATGTGACCTAGCTATAAGCTATGTCATTCCCGTTTTTAGCTAGGAATGACATCAGGGTTGTTACTATATGGATCAAACATTTTCGGATTAGCTATATCTAGTTTTGTGTTATTTTCTTTGTTTAGTTTATAACTATGAAGACCCCATATCAACAATTTCTTAACGAATGTATGTTGGAATTTGTAAAAAAGATTCTTTCAAAAATTCGTACCGATAAGTTGCAGCTGAATCAACTCTTGTATATTTCTTACAAAACTGATAATCCTGCCGTAGTTTTATCTTCTAGGATAAAAGAAAGTTATCCCAAAGAAATAACTATAGTAATACAATATCAATTTGAAGATTTAACTGTAGGACTCAATGGCTTTTCTGTAACAATTAGTTTTGATGGTATCAAAGAAACTATCTATGTACCATTTGATTCGCTTATCAGCTTTGTTGATCCTAATAATGGTTACAGCCTAAAGTTTAAGCTAGAAACAATCAAATCTAATGAATTGCCTAACGAGAAGAAAAGAGAAACAATTAAGGTGTCTAGCGATTCTAAAAGTAAATCTAATTCAGCAGATAATATAATAGTTTTGGACAAATTTCGGAAACCCAGTAAACCCGTATAACGCGAATTTGAGATAAGAATTTGTCAATTCTTATCCCAAATCGGTGAAATTATAGAAACAATCAGATTCGAGACGGCTCTGCATCTGATTGTTAAGTTTATAAGATAGCTTTTTGCATAATATCATTAAGTCTTTTTGCAAATCCACCAGTATCATTGACTGGCTCACCTTCTAAAATACAGGCTTGGTCATACATTAATCTAACCAATTCTTCATTAGCATAGTCCTTATTATTTGAGATTACATCAGCGTTAATTTTCTCAATAATTTTATGCTTAGGGTTTAGCTCAAATATTTTAGCAGATGCTGCTATTAATTGTTTTTGCTCAATTAAGAATCTTTCCATACGAATATCCATAGCTCCGTCTCCAACGGCGAGGCAAGCTGGACTTGAAGTAAGTTTTTTAGAAATCCTTACATCTTTTACTAAATCACCTAATATTTCTTTAAAATATTCCGTTAATTTTATATATTCATCATTTTCGTTTTTTACATCTTCTATTTTCTGCTCAGATTTCTCTAAATCAATATCACTTCTAGTAACTGATTTTATGGCATAACCTTTGTAGCTACTATTGACATTAACCCAAAAATCATCAACTGTATCAGTAAACAGCAGTACATCGATATTTTTGCTTAAAAATCCTTCTATTTGGGGGCTAGAGAGTAATTTTGCTGGATCATCACCGCTAAGATAATATATAGTATCCTGTCCTTCTTTAAAGTTACTAATATAGTCATCAAGGCTAATCATCTTACTTAAAAGGCTACTTTTAAATATACATGTCTCAAGTAATTTATCATGATCACTAGTTGCCTCACATAATCCTTCTTTTAAAGCAGCCCCAAAATTGGACCAGAAATTGCTATATTCCTCTATAGACTCGTCTTTTTTCTTTTTGAGTTCACCCAAGACTTTTTTGGTTATTGCAGCTTTAATCTTCTCTAAAGTACTATTATGCTGCAAAGATTCGCGGCTAATATTAAGAGGTAAATCCTCTGAGTCTACTACCCCTCTTAGAAACCTTAGGTAAGAAGGTATTAAATCTACATTCTCATCAGAAATGAAAACTCTCTTAATGTATAATTTTACTCTTCTCTTACGGTCAGGGTGGAATAAATCAAAAGTCTTGGTTGACGGAATAAATAACAAATTAGTAAATTCAACTGTACCCTCATTTTTATTATGAATAATTAACCAAGGATCATCAAGCGAATAAGACAGAGTTTTATAAAATTCTTTATATTGTTCAAAAGTCAAATCAGACTTAGGTCTTGTCCACAATGCTGAAGCTGAATTAAGTTGTATTTCATTAGCAGTTGACTCATCAATAAAATATATAGGTATGGCTATATGATCAGAATAACTTTTAACTATATGCTTCAATCTAAAATGATCAATATAACTATCTTCTTCTAGCTTAACGTGAATAACTACCTCAGTTCCCCTGGTAAAATCATGAGCAAAATCATCAACAATATATTCCCCAAGACCATCTGATTGCCAGACATAGGCTTTCTCTTCTCCTGCTTTTCGTGAGGTAACAGTGATGCTATCAGCAACCATAAAAGCTGAATAAAATCCAACACCAAACTGTCCTATTAACATACTATCTTTTTTAGCATCTCCAGACAGGTTGTTTAAGAAATTTCCTGTACCAGACTTTGCAATAGTTCCTAGATTATCGATCAAATCTTCTCGATTCATACCAATACCATTATCTCTAATAATAATCTGCCTTTTATCTTTATCAATTCTGACGGTAATTTTAAAGTGAGGATCATCTGCAATAAGCTTTGCATCACTTTGTGATAAATATCTTAATTTATCACAAGCATCCGAAGCGTTAGATATTAACTCACGCATAAAAATCTCTTTATTAGTATAAAGAGAATGGATCATTAAATTTAAAATCTTACCAACTTCAGCGTCAAACTTCTTTTTTTCTTGGGTCATAGTTAAGTCCTATAATACTATTTAATGTTATGTATATAGTGTTTTAAATGTAAATTTAAATAGTCTGATTCAATATTTTTTATTGCTAATAATTTTAAACTACTAGTGTAACCTAATATTATCTCAAAATTATTTTTATTAATTTTCCATTTTTTAGATAGAAAATTGATAATAGAATTATTAGCCTTGCCATCCTCTGGCACTGATTTTATAAATAATTTTAGATAATATTTATCATTAATTATAATAAACTCGCCTATCTTATTTGTCTTTGCGTTAGCTTTAACCTTAAGAGCAATAATGGCTAATTTCTTATTGGGGTTATAGTTAAAAATCTTACTCATATATTGCATTATCAACTTATTTTATAGTCCCATTATATTATCTATTCTTTCCCAAGGAAAATCTTGATCTTCCCGTCCAAAATGCCCATATGATGCTGTTTTAAGATAAATTGGATTATATAAAGATAGTTTTTTTATAATACCGCCTGGGCTCAAATCAAAATTATTCTTTATTAATTCAATTATTGCTGATTCACTCATTTTGCTAGTCCCAAACGTTTCAACACTTATAGAAACTGGCTGGACAACTCCAATAGCATAAGAAATTTGAATCTCACAACGCTGTGCAACACCTGCTGCTACAATATTTTTTGCTAGATATCTTGCTGCATAAGATGCAGATCTATCGATTTTTGTTGGATCCTTACCAGAAAAACATCCGCCACCGTGGCGTGCTATTCCACCGTAAGTGTCAACTATTATTTTTCTTCCTGTAAGTCCACAGTCTCCCAAAGGCCCTCCAATTACGAACCTTCCTGTTGGGTTCACAAGATATTTAGTATTTTTATCAATCCATTCATCTGGTAACACAGGCTTAATGATTTCTTCAATTACTGCTTCTACTAAATCAGCATGAGAGATATTAGGGTGATGCTGCGTAGAAAGCACAACGGTGTCTATACCAACTGGTTTATTCTCAACATATTTAAAAGTGACTTGGCTTTTAGCATCTGGTCTTAACCAAGGTAAGATACCCTTTTTTCTGAGTTCAGCTTGTCTCATAACTAATTTATGAGCATAGATAATTGGTGCAGGCATAAATGTAGGAGTCTCATTCGTTGTGTACCCAAACACCAAACCTTGATCACCAGCACCTATTTCATGATCTTCACGATTATCTACACCTAATGCAATATCCGGAGATTGATTACTTATTGAAGTAATCACACTACAAGAGTCTGCGCCAAAACCTATATCAGAGCTAGTATAGCCTATCTCTCTTATAATATTGCGTACTATTTGATCAATGTTAACCCAAGCATCTGTTGTGATTTCTCCAGCTATAAATACTAGTCCAGTCTTTATAAGTGTTTCGCATGCTACCCGACTCTTTTTTGGATACTCCTTAAGAATTGCATCCAGTATAGAATCTGAAATTTGGTCAGCCATTTTATCTGGATGTCCCTCAGAGACAGACTCAGAAGTAAATAAATGATAATTTGTCATAATATTATTTCCTAAAGTTAGTATTGAACATTAAGATTGAATATTAAGGAGTTATAGAGTAAGTATTACAAATTGTGAAGTTTAAGTATATAATGGACTGGAAAATTTAGACAAAAAAGCAGGTGGTTAGCAGGTAGTTTTGCTTATGTTTATATTAACTGTTGATTATGACGTTTAGATTGCTTTGTTGTTTATCAACTCTTCATTTGCAAGGAGTATATATTTTTTATGAATTTGTTTATTACTATTTTAATTATGGAAGTTTTAGCTGGGGCTGAAGTGGATTTATTTGTCCCTAGTTTTCCAGATTTACAAGATACTTTTAATCTTTCTACTTTTAAGGTGGAATTTTTATTAGGAATAAATCTCATAGCCCACT
Protein-coding sequences here:
- the dapB gene encoding 4-hydroxy-tetrahydrodipicolinate reductase, with protein sequence MTICIGVCGATGKMGQMIIQRMNGFNACTLSTTFTRKNSIDDLAEFCQNSDVIIDFSSSEILEKLLDYAISYNNKLVIGTTGLTQYQLDHLNAASKSLAILYSANMSLGANLLTVLAEKAAKILDNTYDIEILDCHHRMKKDAPSGTAIMLGKAVAKARNLDFDEYAVFDRSQKGQRQPDEIGISSIRGGQVHGEHEVLFLGNNQVLSIKHQALSKESFADGAIQAAIWLFDKPAGLYSMRDMFSLLQKC
- a CDS encoding transporter substrate-binding domain-containing protein; this encodes MKLIKLFFLVICCSFLMIGCDNQSKEQNLIVATSADNPPYEFIQNGQIVGFDIDIINAIGEQIEKKVIIKNFDFNGLLASLTTENVDIVIAGLSVTEERKKHISFSVPYISTNVSILYRSADNLKNTGDLDNKAVGVQLGTTWAVIVQDLAKQFNIRINYLSNNLMLVEELKSKVIDAVVLEASQSKKFIENNPDLASFGLTEFSSELAIAMPKNSKLIDSVNKAIAELTEDGTISRITKKWLQQ
- a CDS encoding ClpXP protease specificity-enhancing factor SspB, producing MKTPYQQFLNECMLEFVKKILSKIRTDKLQLNQLLYISYKTDNPAVVLSSRIKESYPKEITIVIQYQFEDLTVGLNGFSVTISFDGIKETIYVPFDSLISFVDPNNGYSLKFKLETIKSNELPNEKKRETIKVSSDSKSKSNSADNIIVLDKFRKPSKPV
- the htpG gene encoding molecular chaperone HtpG translates to MTQEKKKFDAEVGKILNLMIHSLYTNKEIFMRELISNASDACDKLRYLSQSDAKLIADDPHFKITVRIDKDKRQIIIRDNGIGMNREDLIDNLGTIAKSGTGNFLNNLSGDAKKDSMLIGQFGVGFYSAFMVADSITVTSRKAGEEKAYVWQSDGLGEYIVDDFAHDFTRGTEVVIHVKLEEDSYIDHFRLKHIVKSYSDHIAIPIYFIDESTANEIQLNSASALWTRPKSDLTFEQYKEFYKTLSYSLDDPWLIIHNKNEGTVEFTNLLFIPSTKTFDLFHPDRKRRVKLYIKRVFISDENVDLIPSYLRFLRGVVDSEDLPLNISRESLQHNSTLEKIKAAITKKVLGELKKKKDESIEEYSNFWSNFGAALKEGLCEATSDHDKLLETCIFKSSLLSKMISLDDYISNFKEGQDTIYYLSGDDPAKLLSSPQIEGFLSKNIDVLLFTDTVDDFWVNVNSSYKGYAIKSVTRSDIDLEKSEQKIEDVKNENDEYIKLTEYFKEILGDLVKDVRISKKLTSSPACLAVGDGAMDIRMERFLIEQKQLIAASAKIFELNPKHKIIEKINADVISNNKDYANEELVRLMYDQACILEGEPVNDTGGFAKRLNDIMQKAIL
- a CDS encoding DUF167 family protein, encoding MSKIFNYNPNKKLAIIALKVKANAKTNKIGEFIIINDKYYLKLFIKSVPEDGKANNSIINFLSKKWKINKNNFEIILGYTSSLKLLAIKNIESDYLNLHLKHYIHNIK
- the metK gene encoding methionine adenosyltransferase, giving the protein MTNYHLFTSESVSEGHPDKMADQISDSILDAILKEYPKKSRVACETLIKTGLVFIAGEITTDAWVNIDQIVRNIIREIGYTSSDIGFGADSCSVITSISNQSPDIALGVDNREDHEIGAGDQGLVFGYTTNETPTFMPAPIIYAHKLVMRQAELRKKGILPWLRPDAKSQVTFKYVENKPVGIDTVVLSTQHHPNISHADLVEAVIEEIIKPVLPDEWIDKNTKYLVNPTGRFVIGGPLGDCGLTGRKIIVDTYGGIARHGGGCFSGKDPTKIDRSASYAARYLAKNIVAAGVAQRCEIQISYAIGVVQPVSISVETFGTSKMSESAIIELIKNNFDLSPGGIIKKLSLYNPIYLKTASYGHFGREDQDFPWERIDNIMGL